A single genomic interval of Chitinophaga sp. 180180018-3 harbors:
- a CDS encoding acyl-CoA dehydrogenase family protein produces MDATVENKTALKGAEFLVKESAPEEVFTPEDFSEEQLMIKDMADQFIAKEITPVVERIDKLEEGLMPSLLEKAGEQGLLGAAFPEEYGGLGKDFVTATIINEGLGAGHSFSVAMAAHTGIGSLPILYFGTEEQKQKYIPKLATGEMKGAYALTEPDSGSDALGAKTTARLTEDGKYYLLNGQKCWITNSGFADVFTVFAKIDGDKFTAFIVEKGTPGFTLGPEEHKMGIKGSSTRQIYFQDAKVPAENVLGVIGKGHLIAFNILNIGRLKLCAAALGASKKCINTSVQYANTRVQFKQPIANFGAIKHKLAEMVIRTWTSESALFRTAQLIDEKEKELLAAGKPFNEALLGAAEEYAVECAILKVNGSEVLDYVVDEGVQIHGGNGFSDEYIISKAYRDSRINRIFEGTNEINRLLTLDMTLKRAMKGKLDLMTPAMNVMKELMSIPDFGSDDESAFSKEKKLISNFKKAILMAAGAAAQKLMVKLENEQEILMDIADMAIETFVAESALLRLIKLTTHKGESAAALQADIVRTYLYDAADRINKSGKDAINAFAEGDEQRMMLLGLKRFTKAEPFNTKDARRRIADKLIEENKYGF; encoded by the coding sequence ATGGACGCAACAGTTGAAAATAAGACCGCGCTGAAAGGCGCTGAATTCCTGGTAAAGGAAAGTGCTCCTGAAGAAGTGTTTACCCCGGAAGATTTTTCGGAAGAACAGCTGATGATCAAAGACATGGCTGACCAGTTCATTGCCAAAGAGATCACTCCGGTGGTGGAGCGTATAGATAAGCTGGAAGAAGGCCTTATGCCCTCGCTTTTGGAAAAAGCCGGTGAACAGGGACTGTTAGGTGCTGCCTTCCCGGAAGAATACGGAGGGCTGGGTAAAGATTTTGTAACTGCTACTATTATCAATGAAGGCCTCGGTGCCGGGCATTCCTTCTCGGTGGCCATGGCTGCGCATACAGGCATCGGATCTCTCCCGATCCTTTATTTTGGTACAGAAGAACAAAAGCAGAAATACATTCCTAAACTGGCTACCGGTGAGATGAAAGGCGCATACGCGCTAACAGAGCCGGATTCAGGTTCAGATGCGCTGGGCGCTAAAACTACGGCCAGGCTAACGGAAGATGGAAAATACTATCTTCTGAACGGGCAGAAATGCTGGATCACCAATTCCGGCTTTGCTGATGTATTCACTGTATTTGCGAAGATTGATGGCGACAAGTTCACTGCTTTCATTGTAGAGAAAGGCACTCCCGGATTCACACTGGGGCCGGAGGAACATAAAATGGGTATCAAAGGATCTTCTACCCGGCAGATCTATTTTCAGGACGCGAAAGTACCTGCTGAAAATGTGCTGGGCGTGATAGGAAAAGGCCACCTCATCGCCTTCAATATTCTGAACATAGGCCGGCTGAAACTCTGTGCAGCCGCACTGGGTGCCTCCAAGAAGTGCATCAATACTTCTGTTCAATACGCCAATACCCGCGTACAGTTTAAACAACCCATCGCCAATTTCGGTGCCATCAAACATAAGCTGGCGGAAATGGTTATCCGTACCTGGACGTCTGAATCAGCGCTTTTCCGCACTGCCCAGCTGATAGATGAAAAGGAAAAAGAATTGCTGGCAGCAGGTAAACCCTTCAACGAAGCCTTACTGGGCGCAGCTGAAGAATACGCCGTGGAATGTGCCATCCTGAAAGTGAACGGCTCTGAAGTACTGGACTATGTAGTGGATGAAGGAGTACAGATCCACGGTGGTAACGGATTCAGTGATGAATACATCATTTCCAAAGCCTACCGCGACTCCCGCATCAACCGCATCTTTGAAGGTACCAACGAAATCAACAGGCTCCTGACGCTGGACATGACGCTGAAACGCGCTATGAAAGGGAAGCTGGACCTGATGACGCCTGCCATGAATGTGATGAAAGAGCTGATGAGCATTCCGGATTTCGGGAGCGATGATGAAAGTGCTTTCAGCAAAGAAAAAAAGCTGATCTCCAATTTCAAAAAAGCCATCCTGATGGCCGCCGGTGCTGCCGCCCAGAAACTGATGGTCAAACTGGAAAATGAACAGGAGATCCTCATGGATATTGCCGATATGGCCATCGAAACATTTGTAGCGGAAAGTGCATTGCTGCGCCTCATCAAGCTCACCACGCATAAAGGCGAAAGTGCTGCTGCACTACAGGCGGATATCGTACGGACTTATCTTTACGATGCAGCCGATCGTATTAACAAGTCCGGTAAAGATGCTATCAATGCATTTGCAGAAGGCGACGAACAACGCATGATGCTCCTCGGCCTGAAGCGCTTTACCAAAGCGGAGCCATTCAATACAAAGGACGCCCGCCGGCGGATTGCAGACAAGCTCATCGAAGAAAATAAATATGGCTTCTGA
- a CDS encoding 2-oxoacid:ferredoxin oxidoreductase subunit beta: MSTATIAPQAALTAKDFATDQEVRWCPGCGDYSILKQVQTIMPGLGIPRENIVIVSGIGCSSRFPYYMNTYGMHSIHGRATAIASGLKATRPELSVWIVTGDGDGLSIGGNHTIHLLRRNFDVNVMLFNNQIYGLTKGQYSPTSEENKVTKSTPMGSIDHPFNPMALALGADATFIARSMDRDPKHLQEMLKRSHAHKGASFLEIYQNCNIFNDGAFEAFTEKGTKADETLFVEQGKPLVFGAQKNKGIRLDGLKPVAVELGGDYSESDLWIHDENDFYKAQLLTRMFDDTRIEGHLPRPFGVFYEVFRPTYEDIMAAQLSDAISKRGPGDLDKLLAGNETWTIR, translated from the coding sequence ATGTCAACAGCAACTATAGCTCCGCAGGCAGCCTTAACGGCAAAAGACTTTGCAACTGACCAGGAAGTACGCTGGTGCCCTGGCTGCGGTGACTACTCTATACTAAAGCAGGTACAAACCATTATGCCTGGACTGGGGATTCCCCGTGAAAACATTGTGATCGTTTCTGGTATCGGGTGTTCTTCCCGTTTCCCGTATTATATGAACACTTACGGCATGCACTCGATCCATGGGCGTGCTACTGCTATCGCATCTGGTTTGAAGGCGACCCGTCCGGAACTGAGTGTGTGGATCGTGACAGGTGATGGCGATGGCTTGTCTATCGGTGGTAACCACACCATTCACCTGCTGCGTCGTAACTTCGACGTGAATGTAATGCTCTTCAACAACCAGATATATGGTTTGACAAAAGGACAATACTCTCCCACATCCGAAGAGAATAAAGTGACCAAGTCTACTCCTATGGGCAGTATCGACCATCCGTTCAATCCGATGGCACTGGCGCTGGGTGCAGACGCGACCTTTATTGCCCGCAGCATGGACCGGGATCCGAAACACCTGCAGGAGATGCTGAAACGCAGCCATGCCCATAAAGGCGCTTCCTTCCTGGAAATATACCAGAACTGTAACATCTTTAATGATGGCGCATTTGAGGCCTTTACTGAAAAAGGAACCAAGGCGGACGAAACCCTTTTTGTAGAACAGGGCAAACCACTGGTATTCGGTGCCCAGAAAAATAAAGGTATCCGCCTCGACGGATTAAAACCTGTAGCAGTGGAGCTGGGCGGCGATTATAGCGAAAGCGATCTCTGGATCCACGACGAAAACGACTTCTACAAAGCTCAGTTGCTCACCCGTATGTTCGACGATACCCGTATAGAAGGCCACTTACCCCGTCCGTTCGGTGTATTCTACGAAGTCTTCCGCCCTACCTACGAAGATATCATGGCAGCCCAGCTTTCAGACGCTATCAGCAAAAGAGGCCCGGGTGACCTGGATAAGCTTTTGGCGGGTAATGAAACGTGGACCATCAGGTAG
- a CDS encoding carboxymuconolactone decarboxylase family protein, whose protein sequence is MGNAIQEFNDYRAKMNEVILGKQNKVINRLFNLDTNTYAEGALSTKTKEMLGLVASMVLRCDDCIKYHLGKAHEQGVTTEEMYEIFAVANIVGGTIVIPHTRRAAEYWEELQAQ, encoded by the coding sequence ATGGGTAACGCGATCCAGGAGTTCAACGACTACCGGGCTAAAATGAATGAGGTAATACTGGGTAAACAGAACAAGGTGATTAACCGGCTGTTCAATCTTGATACAAATACCTATGCAGAAGGAGCATTAAGCACCAAAACCAAGGAAATGCTGGGTCTGGTGGCATCGATGGTACTTCGCTGCGATGACTGTATAAAATATCACCTGGGCAAGGCACATGAACAGGGAGTGACTACTGAAGAGATGTATGAAATTTTCGCAGTAGCTAATATTGTGGGTGGCACCATCGTTATCCCGCATACCCGGAGGGCAGCGGAATACTGGGAGGAATTACAGGCCCAATGA
- a CDS encoding transferrin receptor-like dimerization domain-containing protein, with protein sequence MTTTKRTVVIAMFLCICGVTKAQEKQLTGYAGSAAARQLELEQQFDKQLSSSHIGETIRDLSARPHHLGSAGGKAVAEDILQRFKSYGWDAEIVTYQVLFPTPKERIVELKGPVTYKALLKEPPLKEDATSGQEGQLPTYNAWSADGDVEGSLVYVNYGLPEDYEYLERTGVNVKNKIVIAKYGRSWRGSKPKVAQEHGAVGCIIYSDPKDDGYYNGDVYPKGAFKNEYGVQRGSVMDIVIYPGDPLTPGIGATSGAKRLERLQAPNLLKIPVLPISYHDAAPLLQALEGPVAPEDWRGALPFTYHIGGGQARVHLKAQFDWQIRPCYDVIARIKGSEEPDQWVIRGNHHDAWVNGASDPISGLAALLEEAKAIGELRKQGYQPRRTLVYCAWDGEEPGLLGSTEWAEDHAAELKEKAVVYINSDGNGRGFLGASGSHALQTLVNEVARDIKDPQTGVSILARKQAQEVLRAATPRLRREKLAKQEMPIGAMGSGSDYSSFLQHLGVPSLDLGFGGEDAGGEYHSIYDSYDDYRRFKDPGFNYGVALSQTAGHTVLRMAGAVSLPFDFRKLYETVNGYVTELTDLVTTIRESTAVENQLLREGKYQLATDTAKHLLPPVQKPEVPYLDFSPLQNAIAGLDTVTQALAGKQFTGAANKALYQAEQQLLNDQGLPARTWYKHTIYAPGFYTGYGVKTIPGVREAIEQRRWKEAQEQILVAADAIARLAGYLRRINN encoded by the coding sequence ATGACAACAACCAAAAGAACCGTGGTTATCGCTATGTTCCTATGCATATGCGGTGTCACAAAGGCCCAGGAAAAGCAACTCACCGGCTATGCTGGCAGTGCTGCTGCCCGTCAGCTTGAATTGGAGCAGCAGTTCGATAAACAGCTGAGCAGCAGCCATATCGGGGAAACTATCAGGGATTTGTCCGCCCGCCCGCACCATCTGGGCTCCGCAGGAGGCAAAGCAGTAGCAGAAGATATCCTGCAGCGGTTTAAAAGTTACGGTTGGGATGCCGAGATAGTTACTTATCAGGTACTGTTTCCGACACCAAAGGAACGGATCGTGGAGTTGAAAGGGCCCGTTACCTATAAGGCACTGCTGAAAGAACCTCCGTTGAAAGAGGATGCTACCTCCGGCCAGGAAGGGCAATTGCCTACGTACAATGCCTGGAGCGCCGACGGCGACGTAGAAGGATCGCTTGTATATGTAAACTACGGCCTGCCGGAAGATTATGAATACCTCGAACGTACCGGCGTAAATGTGAAAAACAAGATCGTCATCGCAAAGTATGGCCGTTCCTGGCGTGGCAGCAAGCCCAAAGTAGCTCAAGAACACGGAGCTGTGGGATGTATTATTTATTCCGATCCCAAAGATGATGGGTATTATAACGGAGACGTATATCCTAAAGGAGCATTCAAAAATGAATACGGTGTACAGCGAGGTTCTGTAATGGATATTGTTATCTATCCGGGTGATCCGCTGACGCCGGGCATTGGCGCCACGTCGGGGGCTAAACGGTTGGAACGCCTGCAGGCTCCTAACCTGTTGAAAATACCTGTATTGCCGATCAGTTATCATGATGCTGCGCCACTGCTGCAGGCCCTGGAGGGACCGGTTGCTCCGGAAGACTGGCGCGGGGCACTGCCATTTACGTATCATATCGGAGGAGGACAGGCAAGAGTTCATCTCAAAGCGCAGTTCGACTGGCAGATCCGGCCCTGCTACGACGTTATCGCCAGGATCAAAGGAAGCGAGGAGCCCGATCAGTGGGTGATCCGGGGCAACCACCACGATGCCTGGGTGAATGGTGCTTCCGATCCTATCAGCGGACTGGCGGCCCTGCTGGAAGAGGCTAAAGCTATCGGAGAATTGCGAAAACAAGGCTATCAGCCACGACGCACGCTGGTGTACTGCGCATGGGACGGAGAAGAGCCCGGTTTGCTGGGCTCCACAGAATGGGCGGAGGATCATGCCGCTGAACTGAAAGAAAAAGCAGTGGTGTATATCAACTCCGACGGCAACGGTCGTGGATTTCTCGGGGCCAGCGGATCTCATGCCCTGCAAACCCTGGTGAATGAAGTAGCGCGTGATATCAAAGATCCGCAGACCGGTGTCAGCATCCTGGCGCGCAAACAGGCACAGGAAGTATTGAGAGCAGCAACTCCCCGGCTTCGCAGAGAGAAACTGGCGAAACAGGAAATGCCCATTGGTGCCATGGGATCAGGATCGGATTATTCCTCCTTCCTTCAACACCTTGGAGTACCCTCCCTGGATCTGGGATTTGGGGGAGAAGATGCTGGCGGAGAATACCATTCTATCTACGACTCCTACGATGACTACCGGCGTTTTAAAGATCCTGGCTTTAATTATGGCGTAGCCTTGTCACAAACTGCCGGGCACACCGTATTACGTATGGCCGGTGCCGTTAGTCTCCCCTTTGATTTCCGTAAACTCTATGAAACGGTGAACGGCTATGTGACGGAGCTGACAGATCTGGTTACCACTATACGGGAATCTACCGCCGTTGAAAACCAACTGTTGCGCGAAGGGAAATATCAGCTGGCTACAGATACCGCTAAACACCTGTTGCCACCAGTGCAAAAGCCCGAGGTACCTTACCTCGATTTCTCACCATTACAAAATGCCATAGCCGGCCTCGACACTGTCACCCAGGCGCTGGCCGGAAAACAATTTACCGGCGCCGCCAATAAAGCCCTTTATCAGGCGGAACAACAGCTGCTGAATGATCAGGGACTCCCTGCACGTACCTGGTACAAACATACCATTTACGCCCCCGGCTTCTATACCGGCTACGGTGTAAAAACAATTCCCGGTGTACGTGAGGCAATAGAACAACGCCGTTGGAAAGAGGCCCAGGAGCAGATTTTGGTAGCAGCAGACGCTATTGCCAGACTCGCTGGCTATTTGAGAAGAATTAATAATTAA
- a CDS encoding alpha/beta hydrolase gives MADNLEFYLSYQQSRIHGICEGSGASLLICLHGFGESAAHFHPLTATLGDLFTLVALDMPLHGSTEWLENRPFEKEDLVAIVEMVLQRQGKDRFSLLGYSMGGRLCLCLTEKMAPRIDHLIMAAGDGLKNNPWHMFVTQTAIGNKIFRYNAYHPQLFFTLLHSGKRLGLLNQSIYKFALHRMNEPQKRLQVYNIWTNLRHMMPDKKTCKQLLSKYNVLTLLIFGKYDRVIPPVLGTRFADGSFPCKIVILDKGHQLISEQLGLVIKNNL, from the coding sequence ATAGCTGACAACCTGGAATTTTATCTGTCATATCAACAAAGCCGGATCCACGGTATCTGTGAAGGAAGCGGAGCATCGCTGCTGATTTGCCTTCATGGATTCGGAGAAAGTGCTGCCCATTTTCACCCGCTGACAGCCACACTGGGGGATCTGTTTACCCTGGTGGCGCTGGATATGCCTTTACATGGCAGTACGGAGTGGCTGGAAAACAGGCCGTTTGAAAAAGAAGACCTGGTTGCGATCGTGGAAATGGTATTGCAGCGGCAGGGGAAAGATCGTTTTTCCCTGCTTGGATACAGCATGGGCGGGCGGTTATGTCTGTGCCTTACAGAAAAGATGGCCCCCCGGATCGATCATCTGATCATGGCGGCAGGGGATGGGTTAAAGAATAACCCCTGGCATATGTTTGTCACACAAACGGCTATTGGTAATAAAATCTTCAGGTACAATGCTTATCATCCGCAATTGTTTTTTACGTTGCTCCACAGCGGGAAGCGGCTAGGCCTGCTGAACCAAAGTATTTATAAATTTGCATTACACAGGATGAATGAGCCACAGAAGCGGTTGCAGGTCTATAATATCTGGACAAATCTCCGGCATATGATGCCAGATAAAAAGACATGTAAACAATTATTATCAAAATATAACGTTTTAACACTCCTGATATTCGGGAAATACGATCGCGTTATTCCCCCCGTACTGGGCACCCGCTTCGCGGATGGGTCTTTTCCCTGCAAAATTGTGATACTGGATAAAGGACATCAGCTGATTTCCGAACAGCTGGGACTTGTCATAAAAAATAATCTTTAA
- a CDS encoding N-acetylmuramoyl-L-alanine amidase produces the protein MTLSVKFFSQALIVLCIPILASSQASLRLSLPSRDQNNVSTAKQFIAGRTCVGCTVRINNDTTHVYSTGTFAAKYELPVGRSNFAVTTTSPNGETYTKDVVFYYNPPPAPVATSVFRIDFMEISPSGNLQLSEGDTLRIKMKGYPGQEASWFNNVPIREMPSSQTGGVPGYYSGIYVIKASDSLLNGKIIARLRRSNGETAVQGSTYRYSVMRNEVPFTGRTIDNMTYLTSSPHGDRLGPEKIGYLDKDVLLHIVGRQGDYYKVRLSSHNTAFIPEPLVDTEIPQEQLPVSIADDARIWGDEKYDYISVALSDKLPYTSTQLVAAKKIMVDIHGVYTEKNLSSQLQGTKEITAVSWGQPYPDVCRMVISLKHAPWGYQIYYENNRIVVKVKRVPEKPSLKNLVIGLDPGHGGSNPGATGLTGNVEKNMTLLISLQLKNALEREGATVIMSRTTEKFVANEDRLSFFRKTNPDLLLSVHMNSSGNPVDVYGTATYYKHPFCEPLCAAIHERLLQTGLNDFGNNPDFNFILNNPTEFPDALIETLFLSNPGDEEKILNPSFQREIVNGIVSGLKDYLEEINN, from the coding sequence ATGACGCTATCAGTGAAGTTCTTCTCCCAGGCTTTGATCGTACTTTGTATCCCCATTCTGGCCAGCAGTCAGGCTTCGCTCAGGCTCAGCCTGCCTTCCCGCGATCAGAATAATGTAAGTACAGCTAAGCAATTTATCGCAGGCCGTACCTGTGTTGGTTGCACTGTCAGGATCAATAACGATACAACGCATGTGTACTCCACCGGTACTTTTGCCGCGAAATACGAGCTGCCTGTTGGCCGGAGTAACTTCGCCGTTACTACAACCTCACCTAACGGAGAAACATATACGAAAGATGTAGTATTCTACTACAACCCGCCACCAGCTCCGGTAGCCACTTCTGTTTTCCGCATAGATTTTATGGAGATAAGCCCAAGTGGGAACCTTCAGCTAAGCGAAGGAGATACCCTGCGCATCAAAATGAAAGGTTACCCAGGACAGGAAGCCAGCTGGTTCAACAATGTGCCGATCCGGGAAATGCCCTCCTCTCAAACAGGCGGTGTGCCGGGCTATTACAGCGGCATATATGTTATCAAAGCCAGCGATTCATTACTGAATGGTAAAATCATCGCCCGGCTTCGCCGCAGCAACGGTGAAACAGCGGTGCAAGGCAGCACTTACCGTTACAGCGTCATGCGTAATGAAGTACCTTTCACCGGCCGTACCATCGATAATATGACCTATCTTACTTCCAGCCCACATGGCGACCGCCTTGGCCCGGAAAAAATCGGATACCTGGATAAAGATGTACTGCTGCATATAGTAGGCCGTCAGGGAGATTATTATAAAGTGAGATTATCGTCGCACAATACCGCTTTCATCCCCGAGCCGCTTGTAGATACAGAGATTCCGCAGGAACAGCTGCCCGTCAGCATTGCGGACGATGCCAGGATATGGGGCGATGAAAAATATGATTATATCTCTGTGGCGTTATCAGACAAGCTGCCTTACACTTCTACCCAATTGGTTGCTGCTAAAAAGATTATGGTGGATATCCATGGTGTGTACACAGAAAAGAATCTCAGCAGCCAGTTACAAGGCACGAAAGAGATCACAGCTGTATCCTGGGGACAGCCCTATCCTGACGTTTGCCGCATGGTCATATCCCTTAAGCATGCTCCCTGGGGCTACCAGATCTACTATGAAAATAATCGTATAGTCGTGAAGGTGAAAAGGGTGCCGGAAAAACCCTCTTTGAAAAATCTGGTGATAGGCCTTGATCCCGGCCATGGAGGCAGTAATCCCGGGGCTACCGGCCTCACCGGCAATGTAGAAAAAAACATGACCCTGTTGATTTCCCTGCAGCTGAAAAATGCCCTGGAGCGAGAAGGCGCCACTGTTATAATGTCGCGCACTACGGAGAAGTTTGTGGCGAACGAAGACCGCCTTTCTTTCTTCAGAAAAACCAATCCCGATCTGCTGCTGAGTGTTCATATGAATTCCTCCGGCAATCCCGTAGATGTTTACGGAACTGCCACCTACTATAAACATCCATTCTGTGAGCCACTCTGTGCTGCTATTCACGAGCGTTTGCTACAAACAGGATTAAATGATTTTGGCAATAACCCCGACTTCAATTTCATCCTGAACAATCCCACGGAATTCCCTGATGCACTGATAGAAACCTTATTTCTTAGCAATCCGGGCGACGAAGAAAAAATACTGAATCCATCGTTCCAGCGAGAGATCGTGAATGGAATCGTCTCAGGGTTGAAAGATTACCTCGAAGAAATTAATAATTAA
- a CDS encoding GH3 auxin-responsive promoter family protein has translation MAIIGNLISRSLRIRKKFTFKLGTPRQYQLQVLHRLLEKAKDTEFGNHYGFQEILDSPNFMGQYRERIPVHNYSKMHKEWWFRCLEGEANVSWPEKIKYFALSSGTSESASKHIPVTRAMLKTVKKVGVKQLYSMANFNIPPRSFEKGILMLGGTTSLFEKGDYYEGDMSGIQAKNIPRWFRRFYKPGGKISRKPNWEQRIKLIVRKAKDWDVGTVCGVPAWVQIVLEEIIKYHNVKDIHEIWPNLAVYIHGGVSFEPYRESFQKLLGKPIAFIETYMASEGSFGFQARPGTRGIKLVLNAGIFFEFIPFNEENFDGEGEVKPNPKSYMIHEVVEDVEYAVMLSTCAGAWRYLIGDVVKFTSVKEHEIVIVGRTKQFLSLCGEHMSIDNMNKAIDNVQRKLGITIREFTVAGFPYQNLFAHRWYIGTDSQGVDAEKVREIIDQTLAEVNDDYAVERSAALKEVFVEILPNDVFIDYLRCKGKEGAMNKFPRVMKGEKLKDWEKFLAGKTVKS, from the coding sequence ATGGCCATTATAGGTAATCTTATTTCCAGGTCACTGCGCATCAGGAAGAAGTTCACGTTTAAGTTAGGCACGCCTCGCCAATATCAGTTACAGGTACTGCACCGGTTGCTGGAGAAGGCCAAGGATACAGAGTTTGGTAACCACTACGGGTTTCAGGAAATCCTGGACAGCCCCAATTTCATGGGGCAGTACCGCGAAAGGATACCAGTGCATAATTACTCCAAAATGCACAAGGAATGGTGGTTCCGTTGCCTGGAGGGAGAAGCAAATGTCAGCTGGCCTGAAAAGATCAAGTACTTTGCGCTGAGTTCCGGTACATCAGAATCTGCCAGCAAACATATTCCGGTAACCAGGGCGATGTTAAAAACAGTGAAAAAGGTAGGCGTGAAGCAGCTGTACTCCATGGCAAACTTCAATATTCCGCCCCGTTCCTTTGAAAAGGGTATTCTTATGCTGGGGGGAACCACTTCATTGTTTGAGAAAGGAGATTATTATGAGGGAGATATGAGTGGCATCCAGGCCAAGAATATTCCCAGATGGTTCCGCCGTTTTTACAAGCCGGGTGGGAAAATATCCCGTAAACCCAATTGGGAACAGCGTATCAAGCTGATCGTCCGTAAGGCGAAAGACTGGGACGTAGGTACCGTATGCGGTGTACCTGCCTGGGTACAGATTGTGCTGGAAGAGATTATCAAATATCACAATGTAAAGGATATCCACGAAATCTGGCCTAATCTGGCCGTATATATTCACGGAGGGGTGTCGTTCGAGCCTTACCGTGAAAGCTTCCAGAAACTGCTCGGAAAGCCCATTGCGTTCATCGAAACGTATATGGCCTCAGAAGGCTCCTTCGGCTTCCAGGCCCGTCCGGGAACAAGAGGGATCAAACTGGTATTGAATGCCGGCATTTTCTTCGAATTCATTCCTTTCAATGAAGAGAACTTTGATGGCGAGGGTGAGGTAAAACCCAATCCTAAGTCGTACATGATACATGAGGTGGTGGAAGATGTGGAATACGCGGTGATGCTAAGTACCTGTGCAGGAGCCTGGCGTTATCTGATCGGTGATGTGGTGAAATTCACCTCTGTGAAAGAACATGAAATTGTTATTGTTGGCCGTACCAAACAGTTCCTCAGCCTGTGCGGGGAGCACATGAGTATCGACAACATGAACAAAGCCATCGATAATGTACAGAGGAAACTCGGCATTACTATCAGAGAGTTTACTGTTGCCGGATTCCCTTATCAGAACCTCTTTGCCCATCGCTGGTATATTGGAACAGATTCTCAGGGAGTGGATGCAGAGAAGGTAAGAGAAATCATAGACCAGACTTTAGCCGAAGTGAACGATGATTATGCAGTAGAGCGCTCTGCTGCACTCAAGGAAGTGTTCGTAGAAATACTCCCTAACGATGTATTTATCGATTATCTCCGTTGTAAAGGCAAGGAAGGCGCCATGAATAAGTTTCCCCGTGTCATGAAGGGCGAGAAGCTGAAGGATTGGGAGAAATTTCTTGCAGGAAAGACTGTTAAAAGTTAA
- a CDS encoding LysE family transporter: MIASIVAGLGLGLFLSLSVGPVIFAIIKYSINNGFKAGISFALGVSFSDIMFVLTGNLATSFISGLEEYKRSIGVGGGILLIAMGIYGLLFKKVKISTGDEKPEMFRTHDYLKIWLAGFLMNTLNPGVIIFWLGVCVANSATPVSHRFIMYTICLSLVLSADILKVFVADKIRHKLTLTNVEWLNRIAGVSMIIFGVVLLYKVLFELGSLGH; the protein is encoded by the coding sequence ATGATAGCATCAATTGTTGCGGGACTGGGACTTGGATTATTTCTTTCCTTATCGGTAGGCCCGGTAATATTCGCCATAATAAAATATAGCATCAATAACGGTTTTAAGGCAGGGATCAGTTTCGCACTGGGTGTGTCTTTCAGCGATATTATGTTCGTATTAACCGGTAACCTGGCAACGTCTTTCATCAGCGGGCTGGAAGAATACAAGCGGTCTATCGGCGTAGGAGGCGGTATCCTGCTGATTGCAATGGGTATTTACGGGCTGCTTTTCAAAAAGGTGAAGATCAGCACCGGCGACGAAAAACCGGAAATGTTCCGCACCCATGACTATCTGAAAATCTGGCTGGCTGGTTTTCTGATGAATACCCTGAACCCCGGGGTTATCATCTTCTGGCTGGGCGTATGCGTAGCCAATAGTGCTACTCCCGTAAGCCACCGGTTTATCATGTATACTATCTGCCTGTCGCTGGTTTTATCTGCCGACATCCTCAAGGTGTTTGTTGCTGATAAGATCCGTCACAAGCTTACACTCACCAACGTAGAATGGCTTAACCGCATAGCCGGTGTCAGCATGATCATTTTTGGGGTGGTACTGCTGTATAAGGTGTTGTTTGAACTGGGAAGTTTAGGACACTAG